The Staphylococcus simiae genome includes the window AGGAAGGGAGGATTTACATTATGCCTCGTAAAGGATCAGTACCTAAAAGAGACGTATTACCAGATCCAATTCATAACTCTAAGTTAGTAACAAAGTTAATTAACAAAATTATGTTAGATGGTAAACGTGGAACAGCACAAAGAATTCTTTATTCAGCATTCGACTTAGTTGAACAACGTAGTGGTCGTGATGCATTAGAAGTATTCGAAGAAGCAATCAACAATATTATGCCAGTATTAGAAGTTAAAGCACGTCGTGTTGGTGGTTCTAACTATCAAGTACCTGTAGAAGTTCGTCCAGAACGTCGTACTACTTTAGGATTACGTTGGTTAGTTAACTATGCACGTCTTCGTGGTGAAAAAACGATGGAAGACCGTTTAGCTAACGAAATTTTAGATGCAGCAAATAATACAGGTGGTGCCGTTAAGAAACGTGAGGATACTCACAAA containing:
- the rpsG gene encoding 30S ribosomal protein S7, translating into MPRKGSVPKRDVLPDPIHNSKLVTKLINKIMLDGKRGTAQRILYSAFDLVEQRSGRDALEVFEEAINNIMPVLEVKARRVGGSNYQVPVEVRPERRTTLGLRWLVNYARLRGEKTMEDRLANEILDAANNTGGAVKKREDTHKMAEANKAFAHYRW